The DNA sequence TACAGTTTAATCACGGATGAAGAAAACACAGCAAGAAATTTTGTCGTGACATTTCGCTATAGATTTTGAAAAATAAATTTGCGATTTTGGATGGGAAAATTTCAACTACTTTTTCTATCGGTTTTAATCATTGTTTTTCTTGGCTGTGGTAGTTCAAGGCAAACTTTAAATGAAGATGCAAAATCCTCAACCGTTAAGCTATCAAACGCTGATGCAAATTTCCCATTTGGTAAAAAGTATAAGTATGTTTACAAGCTCGTTAAACCTGTGGAAAGAGAACAACTTTTCTTCTCTGATCCAAACATATCAGCTCAATTTGTGATTGATGAATTATTTATTCACTTGAGATTGAAAAACAAGAAAGGTGAAAAAATAGTGGTTTCGCTTGATGATGCTCAAATTTTCGTTGATGCTCGGAGTTCAAAGGTTGTTAATTTTAATTACATAAACGATTTTTCTTATTCTCCCGTTAATTTTTCTACCGATCTTGATGTTTTTCCGAATTCTTTTGTTGAGCTCCATCTTTCCCCTGCGGATCGGGTATTTATGAACTCTGGTGATTACGAGGTTATGGGTTTTTATCCCTATGTTGATTTCAATGATAAGGAAAAAATTAAAGAAATTTATGCCAACATCGGAAAGAAAGTGGGGCTTTATCTTCCCATTGAAACTGAAACTGAGATCTATGATTATTATTTTGAATTTCAAATTGTTGATGTAAAAGAAGATGGGCCATATTATCCCAAAAGAAGACAAACTGTTGCACAAACGCAATTGCCCTCTGAAATTGTAGTAAGAGGTGAAGCATTGAGTCCTTCTGAAAGTTTTATAGCTTCAACTTTAATTTCTTTCTTCGTTTTGATCTCTGCTTATTTCATATTTGCGAGGGAAAAGGGAAAGATCTGATATGGTAGAGAAAACAATTGATGTAAGTTTGAGGGAAATATATGAAGATAAGGTTTCGGGGGCTTCGCTTCTTGCGAATAAATTGTTTCAAGTTATAAAGAGAAAAGCGGGGGAAGTTAAAAGTAGAAGTGAGTTTCTACGCTTCATTAAAGCTTTAAATCGTGATTTGAAAAAGCATCATCCTTTTTTATTTCAACTTCAAAATTTGACTGAGTTTATTCGCTTAAATTTGTTGCAAGGAAGCGAGAGGGATTTCGTTGAAGTTGTTAAGAGAGTTGAGTCAAAATTCAAGAACGCTAACGATAAAATAGCGTTCAACTTTTTGATGTGGTTAAAAGAAAATAACTTTGATAAAGTTTCGCTGGCGACCTTAAGCTATAGTGCTACGGTTTTTAATTCCATTTATGAAGCAAGAGATAGGATTTCAGAGGTTTATGTCTTCCGCTCTTGTCCGAAGTGTGAAGGAGATGTTATGGCTATGAAATTGGGTGAAAAAGATTTAAAAGTTTTCTTGGTGAACGATTTTGGGGTTGATTATATAATTGATAAAGTTGACTTTGTCATATCTGGTTGTGATGCTGTTTTTAAAAACGGAAATGTCCTTAACAAGGCGGGGACATCAGCAATTTTTAAACTTGCGAGAATTCAAGGGAAAGAGACTATAGTTCTTGCGGATTCCTTAAAGTTTGTAAATAAAGAGATGTTGGATAAAAATTTGATCAAACGAATGATTGAACCTGGTAAAAAAGACAAATGCGAAACGATTGATGTGATTTTTGAGACCATTGCTTCTGAATATATAACTCACTATATAACTGAAGTTGGCATTTTTAGAAACAAGGGAAAAGGAGGAGATGAAATCGTTTATAATTTATCTAAAATGTTCAATTTGTGGTGAGGTTTTTGATCATAAGCAAATGCAAAGATTTTGTCAAAATTGTAATGAACCTTTGATAGCGATTTATGATTATGATGAGATTAGAAAGAATGTCAGCAAAGATAGCTTCAAGAGCAGGGTTTCAAGTATGTGGAGGTATTTTGAGTTTTTACCTGTCCTTGATGAAAGAAAAATTATAACGCTTGGCGAGGGATGGACTCCGCTTTTGAGGTTGGGAAATTTTGGGGACATGCTTGGATTAAAAAATTTATATGTAAAAGATGAATCTTTTAATCCAACTCTTTCATTTAAGGCGCGTGGATTATCTTGCGCTGTTTCAAAAGCAGTGGAACTTGGGATTGATAAGCTTGCATTGCCAACAGCTGGAAATGCGGGAAGTGCATTGAGCGCATACTGTGCGAAGGCGGGAATAAAGTGTTTCGTCAGCGCTCCAAGGGATACACCATCTTTAATTTTAAAAGAGTGTGAATTTTATGGTGCAGAAATTAATCTAATTGATGGGTTGATTTCAGATGCGCTTAAGGTAGTCCAGAAGCGAACGGAGTTTTTTGATATATCAACAATGAGAGAACCTTATCGGTTGCAAGGCAAAAAAACACTCGGATTTGAAATTATTGAACAGCTTGGATGGGAGGTGCCAGATTGGATAATCTATCCAACTGGCGGTGGAACAGGATTAATAGGGATATGGATCGCTGTTAAAGAACTAATTGAAGTTGGTTTGATTGAGAAAAAATTTCCAAAGATGGTTGCCGTTCAATCAGCTGGGTGTGCTCCAATAGTTAAGGCTTATAATGAGGGGAAGAGTAGAGCTGAATTTTGGGAAAATGCGCAAACGATCGCTTATGGACTTCGTGTGCCGAAGCCATTTGCAGATAGGTTAATTCTTGAAGTTATCCGTGAAAGCAAAGGGCTTGCAATTCAAGTTGAAGATGATGAAATAATTAAAATGATGGAAAAACTGTCAAAAGTTGAAGGAATAATCTTTTGTCCTGAAGGTTCAGCAACCGCAGTTGCGCTTGAAAAGCTCGTATCGGACGAAGTCATAGGCAAAGATGAAGTTGTTGTTATTGTAAATACTGCATCTGGGTTAAAGTACATTTAAAAACAAAATCGGGAAATTAATATGTTTGCAAATAAAAATGTCGTTGTAACTGGTTCAACGGGTGGGCTTGGCTCGGTTGTCGCAAGATATTTCCTTGAAAATGGCGCGAAAGTTTTCGCAGTTTATAGAAAGGAGAAAAAATTCAAACGATTTTTCAAAGATATTTTAACAAATAAAAATCTTTATGCTGTTAAAGCGGATTTGACAAATGAATCGCAAGTCCAAAAGGTCTTTAAATTTGTCAGAAAATATGGTGGTGTTGATTTTTTGATAAACTGTGTCGGAGGGTATTCTGAAGGAAGTATGGTATTTGAAACTGAGGAGAATGAGTTTGATGAGATGATAGACTTGAATCTTAGAACTGCTTTTCTTTGTTCAAAATGGGCTTTGCGAGATATGATTCCGAAAAGAAGCGGTAGGATTATAAATATATCGTCAATGCTTGCTTTAAAGCCTTCACCGGGGAAGGGAGCTTATGTTGTTTCAAAGGCTGGGTTAATTGCTTTAACGGAAGTGGTTGCGGAAGAGGTTAAAGATTTTAATATAACTTGCAATGTCATTCTACCAAGTATAATTGCGACGGATGAAAATAGAAAGAGTATGCCTGGGGCTGACTATTCAAGATGGGTTCAACCGCAAGAGATAGCGAAGTTAATCGGCCATCTTTGTTCTGATGAGGCAGGAGGGATAAATGGAGCAATCATAAGGTTTCCGGGGAAGATTTAGTTTGTTTTTTTGGCTTTGTTTGCTTATATTTAAAACCTGAAAATTAAATTTTCTACCGAATGAAATTTCCAAGTTCAGGCTCAAGGCGAAAAAGGCAAAGGCTATATACTATTTTATTTTTTTCTGATGAGGATGAAAAGCCGAAAGGTATAAAGTTAAGCAAGCAAGCGTTGATTTTATATATTTCGCTAGTTGTTATCTTTATTTCCACTATCGTTTTGGTTTTAGTGATCCACACTCCTGTTAAATATATTGTTTTTCCTGAAACATTTGCAGAAAGCAAGGAAAGAGCAAAAAAAATGCAGGAGTTGTATCAACGGCTTGAAAATTTTGCTTATGAGCTTGAGAAGGTTAAGCTTTACAACAACCTTCTAAGGCAGGCGCTTGGAGAGAAAGTTAGTGATAGCATTGCGGTAAGTATGAGCCGACTTGAAAATATGGCTCAAAGAAGACAAGAAATGAGATCTACCGATGAGGATTTTGATATTTTGCAAGTGATAGATGTTGAAGGTGTTAAACCGAAATTTATTTTTCCTGTTTTCAATGGCTTTGTAACTCGCGGTTTTATGCCAGAAATTCAACATTTTGGTATAGATATCGCTGGTAAAGAAGGAGATATCATAAGAGCAGTTGATGATGGATATGTGATTTTTTCGGATTGGACTTACAGGGATGGTTATGTGATCATAATTTTACATAGTGATGGTTATATGAGTGTTTATAAGCATGCGCAAATGAATTTGAAAGCGAGAAATGCTTTCGTGAAGCAAGGAGAGCCGATAGCATTGGTAGGGAAAACAGGTAAAACGGGCAACGAACCTCATCTTCATTTTGAACTATGGAAAAATGGAAAGCCTTTAAATCCAAAACTTTATATACCAAATTAATCAGGTGAAAGATCAATGGCTTTGATCGGCGGAAATAAGGAAGGAAAGAGTTCAAATGTTGAAATTAACATTATCGCAAATGGGACTGTGATTGAAGGTAAAGTTGTAAGCCAAGGAAGTATGAGGATTGATGGACGGGTGATTGGAAACATTCATGTCAATGGTAATTTGACAATTGGAACGACGGGAGAGGTGCATGGGGATATTGAGGCTAAAAATGTCATCATTGGCGGGAAAGTTAATGGGACAATTGTTGTTGCTGAAAAACTTGTGTTTGAGAGCAAAGCGGTTATCAAAGGCGATGTAAAGGCATCAAAACTTGTGGTTGACGAAGGAGCGATTTTTGATGGTAAATGTGTGATGACGAGCGCTTCAACAGTTAACAAGACCTCTTAAAATGTCTGATGAAGAGAAGAAAGAAAAGATATTTCAAAGCGTTGGTAGAGCTATAAAAGAAGTAGCGCCTTATAGTGGGCTTGGTTTGCAACTTGCGGTTACAGTTGTGATATTTTGGTTTATCGGGAGGTTGATAGATGAGCATTATGGAACCTCACCGCTGTGGATGGTAATAGGCGCGATGTTTGGCATCATCGTTGGTATGTATAATTTTATAAAAGCAGTAATTGAACTTGGAAAAAAACGGAAAAGCAAGAATGAAAGTTGATGTTGGAAAATTCGTCAAATATATCTTGATTTCGCTTGTTATCGTTTGGGCATTGTTAATTTATCCTTTGGCGAGATTTGCATCTGATGAATTTATAAAATCATTTTTCATAGGTTCTTTGATAAGTGTTGTAAATTCAATCATTGGAATTTTGATCTTAAAGCGTGGGCTAAATAGACCGGACAAGGAATTTCTGAAGCTTACATTGGGCAGTATGGGTGTGAGATTGTTTGCGATCGCTGGTTTGATTTTGTTCATGCTTGAGGTTTTAAATTTTGAACTTTATGGGCTTGTAATATCTTTGCTTTTGTTTTATTTCGTTTTTCTTGGTGTTGAGGTTTTCTTTTTAAGTAAATTGACAACAAAAAAGGAGTTTTAAATCAGGTGTTTTTGAATAATTTGATCGCTTTGGCTGATACGGTGAAGCATCATGAAACCGCTCACGGCGGTGAAGAAAGTTGGATGCTTCATCATATTTCTGACTCAAGGACAATTGATCTTGAACCATTTGGACATATAACACTTCCGCAATTTCCACCAATCAACATTGCTGGGGTAGAGATAGACCTATCAATTACGAAGCATGTTTTCTTCATGTGGCTTGTTTCAATAATTTTGATAGTGACTCTTTCGCTTGTTGCAAGGAGTTACAAAAAGAGCATGGTTCCACATGGTATTGCGAATTTAGTTGAGGTTTTTGTTGTTTTTATTCGCGATGAGATTGTTTTATCTGTGATTGGTAAAGAGGGGTTGAAGTATTTGCATTATTTTTTAACTCTTTTCTTTTTCATTCTTTTGTGTAATCTGATTGGTTTGGTTCCGTACGGTGCAACTGCAACTGGAAATCTTGCGGTAACAGGTGGGCTTGCGTTTTTGTCCTTTATTTTAATTCAAGTTGCTGGGATAAAGAAGCATGGCTTCATCGGGTATTACAAAGGTCTTGTCCCGCATGGTGTTCCTGGTTTCGTTGCGCCAGTGATGTTCATAGTTGAGTTCCTCGGGCTTTTTGCGAAAGCATTTGCTCTTACCGTCCGTTTGTTTGCAAACATGACCGCTGGGCATATTGTTATTTTATCTTTGATAGGATTGATATTTGTTTTCAAAAGCATCTTGGTTGCTCCGATTTCAATTGCCTTTGCGATTTTTATAAACATTCTTGAAATACTTGTCGCTTTTATACAAGCTTACATATTCACTATGCTCACGGCGCTATTTGTAGGTCTTTCAATACATCAACATTAAAAACAAAAATAAAAAACAAAAGGAGGAAAATATGCCAGAATTAGCACACCTTGCTGGTGGATTCGGCGCAGCTTTGTCAGTAATTGGTGCAGCATATGGAATAAGCAAACTTGCTGCAGCAACTATGGAAGCGAGCGGTCGCCAGCCAGAAGTAGCTGGTGAAGTTAGAACATCAATGATCATTGCTGCTGCCTTGATAGAAGGCGTTACGCTTTTTGCTGAAGTTATTTGCATTATTCTTGCGTTAAAATAAAAACTTTTTAAACGATGCTTGAGGTAAATCCTGGTGTTGCAATATGGACGATAATTACATTCTTGCTTTTGGTCGTGATTCTAAAAAAGGTTGCGTGGAAGCCAATAGTTGAAGCGTTGACGAAGCGTGAGGAGGAAATAAGAAGATCTCTTGAAGATGCTAAACGAGCCCGTGAAGAAGCCGAAAGATTGATGGAGGAAAATAAACGCAACCTTGCTCGCGCTGAAGAAGAGGTGCAAAAGATAATTCGTGAAGGCAGAGAAACAGCTGAAAAAATAAGAGCCGAAATACTTGAAAAAGCAAGAAAAGAAGCGGATGCCTTGATTGAAAGAGCAAAGGAAGAAATTGAATTGCAGCGTGAGCAAGCAATGCTTCAGTTAAGAGCTCAAATAACTGATCTTGCGATTCAAATCGCTTCTAAATTGATCGGAGAGACATTAAACGAGCAAAAACATAAAAAGCTTGTTGATAAATATCTTCAAGAAATTTCATCCGAAAAAAGAGCGTGAGTTAAGAAATGCCTAATTTGAGAGTAGCAAAAAGGTATGCTAAAGCTTTGATAGAAATCGCAGAGGAGCTCAAAAAACTTGATAGAATAACGCAAGATGTTCAACTAATAGATTCGGTGATCAAAAATTCAAGGGAGCTTCAACTTTTCTTGAAAAGCCCAATTATTAAAGAAGATAAAAAGAAGCAGGTAATTCAAGAGATTTTTACGGATAGTCGCGTTGATCCCGTGACGCTGAAATTTATTCTCCTCTTGATTGAAAAAAAGCGTGAGGATTTGCTTCAGGATATTGTTAAAATGTATCAGGATCTTTACGATGAAAAGATGGGCGTTGTGACCGCTGAAGTTATAACTGCTGTTGAGGTTGATGAAAGTGAGCGGAAAAAGATAGAGAAGAAAATTCTTGAAATGACACAAGCGAAGAAAGTTAAAGCAATTTATAAAATTGATCCGTCAATAATTGGTGGAATTGTGATAAAAATTGGAGACACTGTTTACGACGCCAGCATAAGAAGGAAAATTCAGCTCTTGCGTGAACAACTGATCTACGGAAGTTAAAAGAAAAATAAAAGGTAAAAAGTCATGGCGACGATTGAAATTAGACCGGATGAAATATCTGAAATTTTAAGAAAACAATTAACCGGATTTGATAAAGAGGTTGATATTTATGATGTTGGGACTGTGCTACAAGTTGGTGATGGAATTGCTCGTGTGTATGGGCTTTCAAAAGTAATGATGAGCGAGCTTCTTGAATTTCCAAATGGAGTTATGGGGGTGGCGATGAACCTTGAAGAGGATAATGTGGGATGTATTTTGTTCGGAGAGGATACGCTTATTAAAGAAGGTGATATTGTTCGCAGGACGGGTAGAGTCCTTTCTGTCCCTGTTGGTGAAAAACTTCTTGGAAGGGTGGTAAATCCGCTTGGACAACCTTTGGATAACAAGGGGCCTATTGAATTTGAAAAGTATATGCCAATAGAGAGAAAAGCTTTAGGAGTTATTTATCGTCAACCAGTGAAAGAACCGTTGCAGACAGGTATAAAAGCTATTGATGCGATGATCCCAATTGGGCGTGGACAAAGAGAATTGATAATTGGAGATAGACAAACAGGAAAAACTGCTATAGCAGTTGATACGATAATAAATCAAAGATTTACTCATACTGAAAGAGCAAAAGAACTTGGAATAAAGCCGGTTTATTGTATTTATGTCGCTATTGGTCAAAAGATGTCAACTGTTGCTCAAGTTGTTGCTAAGCTTGAGGAAGAGGGAGCGATGGATTATACTATTGTAGTTGTTGCGTCTGCAAGTGATCCAGCACCGCTTCAGTATATAGCTCCTTACGCTGGATGCACTATGGGTGAGTACTTTAGAGATTCTGGAAGACATGCTCTTGTTGTCTATGATGATTTGAGCAAACATGCTTGGGCTTATAGACAGGTTTCACTTCTTTTGAGACGTCCACCAGGAAGAGAAGCTTATCCCGGAGATATTTTCTATCTTCATTCCCGACTTCTTGAAAGAGCTTCCAAGTTGAGCGATGAACTCGGTGGTGGAAGTTTAACTGCTTTGCCGATAATTGAAACTCAAGCAGGTGATGTCGCTGCGTATATTCCGACAAATGTTATTTCAATTACGGATGGACAGATTTATCTTGAACCTGGACTTTTCAATGCAGGCGTAAGACCGGCTATAAATGTTGGTATTTCAGTTTCACGAGTTGGTGGAAATGCACAAATAAAAGCGATGAAAAAAGTTGCTGGCAGATTGCGTCTTGAACTTGCACAATATAGAGAGCTTGAAGCATTCGCTAAGTTCGCTTCGGATCTTGATAAAGCAACACAGGCTCAGTTGAGAAGAGGACAACGCCTTGTTGAATTGTTGAAACAGGATCAATATCAACCGATGCCTGTTGAAGAGCAAGTTGTTTTGATTTTCGCTGGAACTCAGGGTTATCTTGATGAATTACCTGTTGAAGCGGTGAGGAGATTTGAGAGCGAATTCCTTGCGTATATGAGGGCAAGGCATAAAGATATCCTAAATAGGATCGCTGAAACTAAAGACCTTGACGACGAGACGATACAAAATCTTCATAAAATCTTAAAAGATTTCGTGACATCGTTTAAAGCAACTTTACAGTAGTTAGTTAAGCAAAGCTCCTTCCCAAATTAAATTGGGAAGGGGCTGGTTTAAACTAAAAATAAACTCAAGAAAACTGAATGCCTGCCTTAAGAGATATTAGAAGACGAATAAACGCGGTAAGGAGCATACAGAAGATCACCAAGGCAATGAAGATGGTTGCAGCTGCTCGGTTGAGACGAGCGCAAGATAAAATTATTTCAGCGCGACCTTACGCAAGAAAGATAGAGGATTTAATCCAGCGTTTTGTTTCAACTTTCAGTGGTGGGTTTGATAATCCGCTTTTGAAGGAAAGAGATGTTAAAAATGTTGCAATCGTCGTCGTGACCGCTGATAGAGGACTATGCGGATCATTTAATACTAACATCATAAGAAAAACCTTGTCATTGATTGATGAAAAGCGAAGGGAGCTTCCGCCGAATGGGAAAGTGAAATTGATTTGTGTGGGTAAGAAGGGATTTGATTATTTCAGCAGGCATAAGAAAAATTTTGAGTTGGTTGCAAGTTTTACAGGACTTTTCAAAAGGACGATTGAATATTCTTGGGTTGAAGAAATAACGCAGAGGATCGTTGATGGGTTTTTGAAAGAAGAGTTTGATCTTGTTGAGATAGTTTATAACGAATTTAAATCAATAGTTCAGCAAAAAATTGTAATTGAGCAATTTCTTCCAATAGTTTCAAAAGTTGATGTTATAAAACCATCAAAAGGGGTTAAAGTTCCAATCATTGAATATATATACGAGCCAGATCCAAAAAGTATTTTACAAGAGTTGTTGCCTAAATATCTAAAGACACATATTTTGCGTGTCCTTCTTGAGTCAAATGCAGCTGAGCAAGCGGCGCGTATGACAGCGATGGATAATGCTACTGAAAATGCAAATGAACTTCTCAAAGATTTGCAGCTCTTGTTCAATAAAACGCGTCAGGCGATGATAACTAAGGAAATGCTTGAGATCGCAAGCGGAGCAGAGGCGTTGAGAAAAGCTGGGATGGTATAAATTACCATGCCATTGTTGAAAGGTCAATTTCAATTTTTTTGTTTTCATTTACATAAACAAATTCGTCTTTCTCTTCGGTTATTTGAATTTTCCAATCCCCTCTTTGGTCTTTGATGGCTGAGCCGAAAAGTTTACGCTTTTTTGTTTGAGTGAAAATTTCCCAGAAAACCCATCCGAAAATTGCTTCATAATCTTTGATATAAAAAGCCGGGACGCGGAATCCCGGCTCAACTTCCACATCTTTAACTTTTTTGGGGACAAAGTTTAAACTTTCAAGTTTTCTGATGAAAATATCCGTTAAGTCATAGGTATCATATAGCAGTTCAACTTTTGATATATTGAATTTTCCAGTTATGATCTCTTCAAAAGCTTCTTCTATTTCCTTGAATTTTTTCTCAGTCAACCCAGTCGGCGATGAATATATTTGTTTCTCCTCGCTTTTTGCTGTTTCTATTTGAAGCCCAAACGAGCTTTTTGCCATCGCGTGTAAACATTGGAAAACCGTCAAAATCAGGAGAATAGGTTACTCTTTCTATTTGTCCAGTTTCAATGTTCACTATGTAAAGTTCAAAATCTCTGCCTTTAGGATCGTGCAGGTTTGATGAAAAGATTATTCTCTTTCCGTCGGGATGGAAAAATGGGGCGAAATTTGCAGCGTTGTTATTTGTTATCTGTTTTTTATTTTTGCCATCAGCATCCATAACGAAAATTTGAAGCTTCATCGGTCTTAAATATCCTTCCTTAAGCATCTTCTCATATTCTGCGATTTCAGATGAATCTTTTGGATGATAAGCACGGTAGCAAATTTTTTTGCCATCCCATGAGAAGAATGCTCCTCCATCATAACCTTTTTCATATGTTAGTCGCTTAACATTTTTTCCGTTCAGATCCATCGTGTATATTTCAAGATCGCCATCTCTTACAGAAGTAAAGACAATTTTATCGCCCTTTGGCGAAACGGTTGCCTCTGCGTCGTAGCCTGGTGTATTTGTCAATTGACGAAGGTTTGAGCCATCAGCTTTTGCTTTAAAAATGTCGTAGTTATCAAGACCCCAAACATAACCCTTTGTGTAATCAGGTTTCGGCGGGCATTTTTCGCTTATATGATGAGTTGATGAATAAATTATTTCTGTATCGCCCGGCAGGAAGTAAGAACAAGTTGTCTTACCTTTACCCGTGCTGACAAGTCGTAAATTGCTACCATCAATGTTCATTATAAAAATTTGATCACATTGGAAAGTATCTCTTGTCGCTTGGAAAATTAGCTTGGTTTCGTCAAATGAAAAGTAAGCTTCGGCATTTTCTCCACCAAAAGTAAGTTGTCTGATGTTTCTTAAGTGTTTTTCTCTTGGATCTCTTAAAGGATCTTCATTGGGGTTTTGAGCGATAAAAGAGGTGAAAAGTAGGGAAATGGCAACAGCAAATGTGAAAGTTAAAAGTTTGACAAAGTTAAGTTTTATCATTTTAACTAAAAAGTTTTGTTTTTAAAACTGGATTCTCGGAGCCTGTTGGGCTTGTTCAGTCGCTTTAAAATAGGGTCTTTCTCTAAAACCAAACATCCCAGCTATTATATTTGTAGGGAATCTACGTATGTAGGTGTTATATTGTTGAACTGCTTCATTATATCTTCTTCGTTCAACTGAAATTCTA is a window from the Candidatus Kryptonium sp. genome containing:
- a CDS encoding threonine synthase, giving the protein MKSFIIYLKCSICGEVFDHKQMQRFCQNCNEPLIAIYDYDEIRKNVSKDSFKSRVSSMWRYFEFLPVLDERKIITLGEGWTPLLRLGNFGDMLGLKNLYVKDESFNPTLSFKARGLSCAVSKAVELGIDKLALPTAGNAGSALSAYCAKAGIKCFVSAPRDTPSLILKECEFYGAEINLIDGLISDALKVVQKRTEFFDISTMREPYRLQGKKTLGFEIIEQLGWEVPDWIIYPTGGGTGLIGIWIAVKELIEVGLIEKKFPKMVAVQSAGCAPIVKAYNEGKSRAEFWENAQTIAYGLRVPKPFADRLILEVIRESKGLAIQVEDDEIIKMMEKLSKVEGIIFCPEGSATAVALEKLVSDEVIGKDEVVVIVNTASGLKYI
- a CDS encoding SDR family oxidoreductase, giving the protein MFANKNVVVTGSTGGLGSVVARYFLENGAKVFAVYRKEKKFKRFFKDILTNKNLYAVKADLTNESQVQKVFKFVRKYGGVDFLINCVGGYSEGSMVFETEENEFDEMIDLNLRTAFLCSKWALRDMIPKRSGRIINISSMLALKPSPGKGAYVVSKAGLIALTEVVAEEVKDFNITCNVILPSIIATDENRKSMPGADYSRWVQPQEIAKLIGHLCSDEAGGINGAIIRFPGKI
- a CDS encoding M23 family metallopeptidase; amino-acid sequence: MKFPSSGSRRKRQRLYTILFFSDEDEKPKGIKLSKQALILYISLVVIFISTIVLVLVIHTPVKYIVFPETFAESKERAKKMQELYQRLENFAYELEKVKLYNNLLRQALGEKVSDSIAVSMSRLENMAQRRQEMRSTDEDFDILQVIDVEGVKPKFIFPVFNGFVTRGFMPEIQHFGIDIAGKEGDIIRAVDDGYVIFSDWTYRDGYVIIILHSDGYMSVYKHAQMNLKARNAFVKQGEPIALVGKTGKTGNEPHLHFELWKNGKPLNPKLYIPN
- a CDS encoding polymer-forming cytoskeletal protein, whose translation is MALIGGNKEGKSSNVEINIIANGTVIEGKVVSQGSMRIDGRVIGNIHVNGNLTIGTTGEVHGDIEAKNVIIGGKVNGTIVVAEKLVFESKAVIKGDVKASKLVVDEGAIFDGKCVMTSASTVNKTS
- a CDS encoding AtpZ/AtpI family protein, with translation MSDEEKKEKIFQSVGRAIKEVAPYSGLGLQLAVTVVIFWFIGRLIDEHYGTSPLWMVIGAMFGIIVGMYNFIKAVIELGKKRKSKNES
- a CDS encoding ATP synthase subunit I, with the translated sequence MKVDVGKFVKYILISLVIVWALLIYPLARFASDEFIKSFFIGSLISVVNSIIGILILKRGLNRPDKEFLKLTLGSMGVRLFAIAGLILFMLEVLNFELYGLVISLLLFYFVFLGVEVFFLSKLTTKKEF
- the atpB gene encoding F0F1 ATP synthase subunit A; protein product: MFLNNLIALADTVKHHETAHGGEESWMLHHISDSRTIDLEPFGHITLPQFPPINIAGVEIDLSITKHVFFMWLVSIILIVTLSLVARSYKKSMVPHGIANLVEVFVVFIRDEIVLSVIGKEGLKYLHYFLTLFFFILLCNLIGLVPYGATATGNLAVTGGLAFLSFILIQVAGIKKHGFIGYYKGLVPHGVPGFVAPVMFIVEFLGLFAKAFALTVRLFANMTAGHIVILSLIGLIFVFKSILVAPISIAFAIFINILEILVAFIQAYIFTMLTALFVGLSIHQH
- the atpE gene encoding ATP synthase F0 subunit C — protein: MPELAHLAGGFGAALSVIGAAYGISKLAAATMEASGRQPEVAGEVRTSMIIAAALIEGVTLFAEVICIILALK
- the atpF gene encoding F0F1 ATP synthase subunit B, translated to MLEVNPGVAIWTIITFLLLVVILKKVAWKPIVEALTKREEEIRRSLEDAKRAREEAERLMEENKRNLARAEEEVQKIIREGRETAEKIRAEILEKARKEADALIERAKEEIELQREQAMLQLRAQITDLAIQIASKLIGETLNEQKHKKLVDKYLQEISSEKRA
- a CDS encoding F0F1 ATP synthase subunit delta produces the protein MPNLRVAKRYAKALIEIAEELKKLDRITQDVQLIDSVIKNSRELQLFLKSPIIKEDKKKQVIQEIFTDSRVDPVTLKFILLLIEKKREDLLQDIVKMYQDLYDEKMGVVTAEVITAVEVDESERKKIEKKILEMTQAKKVKAIYKIDPSIIGGIVIKIGDTVYDASIRRKIQLLREQLIYGS
- the atpA gene encoding F0F1 ATP synthase subunit alpha; translation: MEIRPDEISEILRKQLTGFDKEVDIYDVGTVLQVGDGIARVYGLSKVMMSELLEFPNGVMGVAMNLEEDNVGCILFGEDTLIKEGDIVRRTGRVLSVPVGEKLLGRVVNPLGQPLDNKGPIEFEKYMPIERKALGVIYRQPVKEPLQTGIKAIDAMIPIGRGQRELIIGDRQTGKTAIAVDTIINQRFTHTERAKELGIKPVYCIYVAIGQKMSTVAQVVAKLEEEGAMDYTIVVVASASDPAPLQYIAPYAGCTMGEYFRDSGRHALVVYDDLSKHAWAYRQVSLLLRRPPGREAYPGDIFYLHSRLLERASKLSDELGGGSLTALPIIETQAGDVAAYIPTNVISITDGQIYLEPGLFNAGVRPAINVGISVSRVGGNAQIKAMKKVAGRLRLELAQYRELEAFAKFASDLDKATQAQLRRGQRLVELLKQDQYQPMPVEEQVVLIFAGTQGYLDELPVEAVRRFESEFLAYMRARHKDILNRIAETKDLDDETIQNLHKILKDFVTSFKATLQ
- the atpG gene encoding ATP synthase F1 subunit gamma, whose amino-acid sequence is MPALRDIRRRINAVRSIQKITKAMKMVAAARLRRAQDKIISARPYARKIEDLIQRFVSTFSGGFDNPLLKERDVKNVAIVVVTADRGLCGSFNTNIIRKTLSLIDEKRRELPPNGKVKLICVGKKGFDYFSRHKKNFELVASFTGLFKRTIEYSWVEEITQRIVDGFLKEEFDLVEIVYNEFKSIVQQKIVIEQFLPIVSKVDVIKPSKGVKVPIIEYIYEPDPKSILQELLPKYLKTHILRVLLESNAAEQAARMTAMDNATENANELLKDLQLLFNKTRQAMITKEMLEIASGAEALRKAGMV